The proteins below come from a single Portunus trituberculatus isolate SZX2019 chromosome 2, ASM1759143v1, whole genome shotgun sequence genomic window:
- the LOC123501297 gene encoding LOW QUALITY PROTEIN: WD repeat and HMG-box DNA-binding protein 1-like (The sequence of the model RefSeq protein was modified relative to this genomic sequence to represent the inferred CDS: inserted 3 bases in 3 codons), translating into MEGGGKLRPTRYAHFEGHTDLSYTSDGRYVVTCGSDGEVRVFEGLDDDDCKTHVVADCAYAVATRQDTFLLATDSNLVQAFTLEEGSPCQVVTRFTAHATHIVVSADGNIVACAGSDMTARVQDMRSGRDTVFRGHAGPVLSVALDPKGKFVASSSCDGSVRVWDMLGSEKVSWXVLPTSNTPAVTHPLCRLSFTPGGDTLAVPVGLKVLLYDREGWRADGELSCSAIKKAISVIAVSPCGTLLAAGTLDGTLVAWTLSSRVAIMTLKHPKGLAISALAFNPKNLREIAFADINGHFGTVVDVGVGVTQEQTPVTAGVENGDVAGDCGGGSTTPAAVEAGEVEEEEEDEFSISKIKADLGFADDAEGTFLGLPDAERDTPGVTAGQEESRPATPAAPRGGVGGGVRLPEVQKPFQPGMSPEHLTERYMVWSSAGVVRQYCGDDESTIDVEFHDTATHHALHLSNTQGYTIAALSTSVLALAAPATDTQPSKLSVHQLQNNKEWQTDIQTDIQALAVGLEWVAVATSGRILHIFGSCGTQRELLSLPGPAVCLAGCGALLMVVCHAGVGVSGDQHMTVAVLDLRKGRHPLPQPCPLPLGPQCYLAWAGFTDQGTPMAADSGGVVRLLNTRAKGQWTPILNTREQLRGKSDHYFVVGGSEAEGGSVRCILCRGARYPPTLPRPHLSLLTMKLPVCEGTTDKGELERECVECXLLLPPPPTGRPGAVGSAREREREEATRIIQEAMIKLFALSCRSERECRAVEVCRLMPDCTTVQLAIKYAAKLRRLXLAEKLGEVAALMEDPTHRPEELSAGAEKTPAPAPAPPATPKARSALELWLSDNIEVVSAANPGVDKKDLLVKAAPMFMKLEGGVKQAWLL; encoded by the exons ATGGAGGGCGGAGGGAAGCTGAGGCCCACTAGATACGCCCATTTTGAAGGACACACTGACCTTTCCTATACCAGTGATGGGAG GTATGTGGTGACCTGCGGCTCGGATGGTGAGGTGCGGGTGTTCGAGGGGCTGGATGACGATGATTGCAAGACACACGTGGTTGCCGACTGCGCCTATGCTGTGGCCACTAGG CAAGACACCTTCCTGCTGGCGACGGACAGCAACCTGGTGCAGGCGTTCACCCTGGAGGAGGGCTCACCCTGCCAAGTGGTCACCCGATTCACAGCCCACGCCACTCACATTGTTGTTAGCGCTGATGGCAACATTGTGGCCTGTgctgggag tgACATGACAGCACGCGTTCAAGACATGAGGTCAGGTCGGGACACAGTATTCAGAGGTCACGCTGGTCCGGTCCTCTCAGTTGCCCTGGACCctaaag GTAAATTTGTGGCCTCTTCCTCCTGTGATGGCTCGGTACGTGTTTGGGACATGTTGGGATCAGAGAAGGTCAGCT GTGTCCTGCCGACCTCAAACACCCCTGCAGTGACCCACCCCCTCTGCCGGCTGTCTTTCACCCCTGGGGGAGACACACTGGCTGTCCCTGTGGGGTTGAAAGTTTTGTTGTATGATCGAGAGGGGTGGCGGGCTGACGGGGAACTGTCTTGCTCTGCTATTAAGAAG GCCATCTCCGTCATTGCTGTTTCACCCTGTGGCACCTTGCTGGCAGCTGGCACCCTGGATGGCACCCTGGTGGCCTGGACGCTCTCCTCTAGGGTCGCCATAAtgaccctaaaacaccctaaaggcCTTGCCATATCCGCTCTTGCCTTTAACCCAAAAAATTTAAGGGAAATCGCGTTTGCGGATATTAATGGCCATTTTGGGACAGTTGTGGatgttggtgtgggtgtg ACGCAGGAGCAAACACCCGTCACTGCAGGCGTGGAGAACGGGGATGTGGCGGGGGACTGTGGCGGGGGCAGCACCACACCCGCGGCGGTAGAGGCgggggaggtggaagaagaggaggaagatgaatttTCAATCAGCAAAATTAAGGCAGATCTGGGGTTTGCTGACGACGCTGAGGGAACGTTTCTCGGACTGCCGGACgctgagagag ACACCCCAGGGGTTACCGCGGGGCAGGAGGAGAGCCGCCCCGCCACCCCGGCAGCCCCGCGGGGTGGTGTGGGGGGCGGGGTGAGGCTGCCGGAGGTTCAGAAGCCATTTCAGCCGGGAATGTCACCAGAACACCTCACTGAGAGATacatg gtgtggaGCAGTGCGGGTGTGGTGCGGCAGTACTGCGGTGATGACGAGAGCACCATTGATGTTGAATTCCACgacaccgccacacaccacgcactaCACCTTAGCAACACCCAGGGCTACACCATTGCCGCCCTATCCACCAGTGTGTTGGCCCTCGCCGCACCCGCCACGGACACACAacccag CAAGTTATCAGTACACCAGCTTCAGAACAACAAGGAATGGCAGACGGACATACAGACGGACATCCAGGCACTTGCTGTGGGGTTGGAGTGGGTTGCTGTGGCGACGAGTGGCAGAATCCTTCACATCTTTGGGTCTTGTGGCACTCAGAGGGAGTTGCTGTCACTTCCTGGCCCTGCTGTGTGTCTGGCGGGCTGTGGCGCTCTCCTGATGGTGGTGTGTCATGCTGGTGTTG GTGTATCAGGTGACCAGCACATGACAGTGGCGGTGTTGGACCTGAGAAAGGGACGCCACCCCCTGCCACAGCCCTGCCCCCTGCCCCTGGGCCCACAGTGCTACCTGGCCTGGGCTGGCTTCACTGACCAAGGCACACCCATGGCAGctgacagtggtggtgttgtgcgtCTCCTCAACACCAGGGCGAAGGGGCAGTGGACACCCATTCTCAACACCAGGGAGCAG CTGCGGGGGAAGTCTGACCATTACTTTGTGGTAGGGGGCAGTGAAGCGGAGGGGGGCTCTGTAAGATGCATCCTGTGTAGGGGGGCTCGTTACCCGCCCACCCTGCCCCGaccacacctctccctcctcaccatgaag CTCCCAGTGTGCGAGGGGACGACAGACAAGGGtgagctggagagagagtgtgtcgaat gcctcctccttcccccaccccccacAGGCCGGCCGGGAGCTGTGGGGTctgccagggagagagagagagaggaggccacACGCATTATACAAGAGGCCATGATTAAGCTGTTTGcg CTGTCATGCCGCAGCGAGAGGGAGTGTCGAGCTGTGGAGGTGTGCCGTTTAATGCCAGACTGCACCACTGTCCAGCTTGCCATTAAGTATGCTGCCAAGCTGAGACGAC CACTGGCTGAGAAACTGGGAGAGGTGGCAgctttgatggagga